Genomic DNA from Eleutherodactylus coqui strain aEleCoq1 chromosome 8, aEleCoq1.hap1, whole genome shotgun sequence:
GGGCTTAGTAAttgcctgcactcatgccacCAATACTGACATAGGGTGAATACAGACGGgtcttctcgcagcgggatgtgaccagtacccgcggctcacctcctctggtgTCTTCGCTCTGCTGACGCACTgactctgctctgtgcatgtgcggctgtgcagtAATTACGTCCAAGCTGAAGGTCAGAGGAGGCAGCAGGCAGTTACAAACACAAACAGAGGCTTTATCACAAATCTCaattaaaacttaacttttaataaacaatattaaaatattggccagatgaaaaaaaaaccatattATTGACAAATACACCTGAAGCCCCAACATAATCCTAGACCTAATGCACTGAATAGTCCAGACATGGAGGGTAAAAAGTAACTGAAGCCTTCTCACCTCGATCAAATAAACCCAGAGATGCTTGACATATATAAAAAATGCATCAGTGAATGACAGAAATCATGAAGATGTGCTCATACCTCCAGCCCTAATGGTGGGCTGGTGGTGATAATGGGGAACGTTCCCCAGGCTGTTTTACAACCTGTCTTGAAATCTTTCTTGGCTGCTAACTTTATTTCTATTGCTCCTGATCATATTGTAGTAGAAGAAATGCTTCGCTTTATCTTCTCCCCCTCCATATCTGGACTATTCGGTGCATCAGATCTAGGATTATGGTGGGGCTCCAGGTGTTTTTAACAATTATATTGTTTTGCATCTGCCCAATATTTTAAAAAGGTAAAGTTTTAATTGAGACCTCCCCTGTGAGTTTATTTAATGGTAACTAGCTATTCTAGttctttctagtgttaaaaaaatatattaaaattagGCTGGGTGACTTGTCTTGGAGTTGGTCCAAGGCAGATGGGTGTGGAAGCTGTAGTGGACCCAGGAGGAGCTACTTAGCTGGCTAATCCAATAGATGAAGAAGAAGGCGGGTGCCATTGTGCTGATAGCCAGCATCTGAACCACATAAAAACCTGAAATTTTCCGGGCAGTAATCATTGGCGTGCACTACTAGTTCCAAATCCAAACGACCATGGCTCTCACTGCTGATGACAAAGCCCACATCCAGGCCATCTGGCCATGTGTAGCAGCCCACCCTGCTGAACTAGGAGGAGAGGCTTTGCACAGGTACAGTACATGTCATTAAAGTCATTTATTGTGCTGCACAGGTCAATTTCAGGTGGATTGCAGTGTTTTgatgatgatttgtttttattggaGTTGTCTACTGTATTCAGCCATGTACTTGCTCTTTCATATATTATATTGTAATTCTCTTTTTCAGGATGTTTGTTTGCCACCCCAAGACCAAGACCTACTTCCCAGGTTTTGATTTCCACAAGGACTCTGCTCAAATTAAAGCTCATGGCAAGAAAGTAGTTAATGCTCTGACTGAAGCTTCACATCACCTGGACAACATTCCGGGAGCCCTGTCTAAGCTGAGCGATCTCCATGCCTATGATCTGAGAGTGGATCCTGGGAACTTTGATGTAAGTTTTACATAGTAACTACCACTATAGTAGAACATCATTGCCATTGACTGTCTATGTAACACAAGGTTATAGCCAGACTGTATTCATGGGCTTTTCTCTCTTCCAGCATCTGCGTCACCACATCCTGGTTACAATGGGTTGCCACTTCCCAGACAAGCTTGATTGTTGCACTCATCAGTCTATGGACAAGTTCCTGGCTGCCGTTGGAAACGCCCTGACCTCAAAATACCGTTAAATCTGTTAAAATGACAGGTTTCCTTAACATCATAAACCTACCAATGGCTAATTGTGACATCTGACTGATAAGACAAAATAAAGTGGATTACATTTCAATCACTTGTATTTTGGTTTTTTATATAGTTTATAGAAATAACAGGTGTTTAATATGAAGGGTATACATGCAGAATGAAACTCTTACCATTACAGTGTTCACAAATGGTCTTCTGCATAAGGTACACTGAGGGGATGATCAAAATGAATATGAGTATATGGTTATATCAGGGGAAATGCAACAATGTAACTACTATCAAAACACAAAGCAATACAAAAAAGGGTAATAAATATATAATGGTTGGAATGGGTCACATCTGGTTAATATGATTCTCACCCgcataaaatatacataaatggAAAATTTCCATCAATATATCCCTACATAATATATAAATATCACTTGGTGATGTCAAAACCAGACGGTTATACAGAGATGAGCATGCAACAAAATATAAAGTCAGCAGCATTTCCAACAAATGAAATGTTCTGGTAAAGGTAAACCATGGCTGCGACTATACAGTACAAGCACAAATACACAgcaacagcactcatacacaATCAATATCTGAATAAATTTGCAGAACCATTATATTTACTAACAGCATAAAAATGCTAagttcttggcgcacattttgatcaaaatatgcaggCTCATCTGCGGTGTCCAAGCCACCTGGTATTCTACTTTCCCTGGATTAATTTGAAGGTTTAGGCCCAACAAAGGTGTCTGCTAAAGATAGGAAACCCATTTTTCCCAAGACATATTTTAATTAGATTATATAGTCTGGTATCCTACTACCCTTAATCAGCTGGAGGCTCAGGCCCAAAAGAGAGGTATCTGTTAGTGTTTAGGACCCATCTGTAAGTATGGTCACCTGGATATGGTGGGTGGATCTGCGTATTGATCAAAATATGCTTCCACTTTTGTCATaaactccatccatccatctgtcCTAAGCCCTTTTAATTAGACTCTATAGCCTGGTTTCCTACTTTCCCTAAATTCATCTGGAGACTTGGGGCggactcacatgggcatatttgtgcacgcaatatgcagagaatagaatgcagtcaTTTCAATGCCTTTATTCTCATTACTTATTTTTGTACGTGCATTCCGTGtccacaaaaaaatgcagcatgctctatttttgtgcgcatcaaagcccccattgaagtctatgggggcTGCGTAATTGCACACTCAAAACCCCCACAATTGCGCAATACGCTGCTCAATTTCACGGGGAAAAAGAAGCAATTTGGAATTaataaggctaattagccttttaaattaggGTGTTGCTGTGTCCCATGCCCATGTGAAAAGGCCCTACaagtacaaaaagtacagtaatatgcacaaaaatgcttgctaaaatgcacacaaaagcaTGATGAGCATGGCGTAAATGCGCTGCTCTAAAGCAAGCATTTTTGCGCATATGCTTATGTGAATACCTTAGGCTCAAAGAGGGGTGTCTGTTAGTGTTAAGACCCATTTAAAAATAATGTACAtggtggatgggcccacatgcttaGATCAAAGTATGTTCTATGAACCTTGCATTTTTCTGTAGTTTGTATGTATAATGTTTCTGAAATTTTATTCTGATATTAAATGTATGAGTGCTCTCGCCACATATATTTGCTTGTACTATACAGAGATGAGTGGCGCTAGGCACTACTTATCACTTCCTTTAGAACAGGGCTCTCAAAGATAGCTATTGGAAACAAAGAAAGTCCAAGCACATCGAAAGATATAAAAATCACTTTCCTTtatttagccattaaaaagtagcaAACAGACACATATTTATGTCCATGGGACCAATCAAAATCATATATccaatgagtgtgtgtgtatatttatatatatatatgtaccgcatgtgtatgtatatgtatgtgtgtgtattagggatgagcgagtatactcgctaaggcactactcgctcgagtaatgtgccttagccgagtatccccctgctcgtccctgaagattcgggggccgccgcagctgacaggtgagttgcggcggggagcggggcagagcgggcgggagagagggagagagagatcttacctccgttcctccctgctctcccccgcagctccccgccctgcggcggcacccaaatctttcgggacgagcggggagatactcggctaaggcacattactcgagcgagtagtgccttagcgagtatacttgctcatccctagtgtctatgtttttatatatatatatatatatatatatatatatatatatatatatatatatatatatatatatatacacaaacacattATGGAACATTATGTTAATGCATACATAATAAGCCACTTTCATTCATACCATTAAATAATTCTAGTTTGTAAgtttcagggctcattcacacgggcatattgtcACATGTATTTCCCGTGTGCaacatgcagtgaatggaggcagtgaaggtcaatggactttcattcttccattcacacctgggtgtggacactgcgtatcaataggcaggagaaataaatcgcagcttgttctatttctctgcgtatcatATGCAGCTCTTGAATGGGCTGCGTATGAAATGCTGTCTATACGCAGGCATTGCAGAGGGGCAGCATTTTAATACGCTTTCCTGCTCTGGACAGAGCGGagaattttaaaaagaaaaaaaaaatcccactgcatgTTCGTGACCACAGATTCcaaggcatgcgcagtgccaatcgcagccGGTACGCGGTCTCGGACGGCTGTCTGGGCTGTAATGCGTTCAACACTGTGGGAAACTCGCAGTGTTGTAtgcatacgtccgtgtgaacgaacccttacaTCTAGAAATCCTCCCCATTCAGCACGTTTTCACCAATCGCCTCCTCTTGTTGGCTTCTTATCCATTTACAATACCACAGTGAACCATCATGTATTCAAATgaaatggagagctttcactgcgttccccgcagccggataatcgccacggggaacgcaatgaaaacccgcccgtggacaggcagctttatCAGCACAACCATAAAAAAATTCAGCCTAGTTTAACCACGATGTTACCCAAGGATAGCTCATATTGCAGACTCTACCTGTGCCCACCATTGATTGCCATCGGTTGCTGAATGTCTATGTATGAAGTGCAGCGAATGCTATATAATTCTGTGCCACAGTGGTTGCAgaatacctcagctgctgcagaccaCCTTTTTGATACGGATGAGGATATTACATAGCAATCAGTGCAGGACAGGGATCTCCCACATATTCTTCAGAAAGAGCTTCTGCAGTAGCTGAGATTTGCACTGTAAGgtcagcttcacacgagcgtaattcaCTGCGGGCCCCCGACATGTGACAGTCAcgcagcatgcagcaagtacgcaatgacattgcagactTGCTGCATGCAGCTGATCACCATGCActgtcttggcatgtatgcatgtgtaatatgcgccaagagAGAGCATACTGCAATCTTTATTGCACATATATTATATGCAATATGTGCAAGCGGCAACATGGGAGCCCAAGGAAGATTGGTAGAGCGTATTCCACGCACAAAACCTACGCACAGAATACGCCGTAACAATGTGTTTGTGTGGAGGAGCCCTAACAAATAATGAATTAAAAATTGCTAGCCACCACTGTCGAATTTTATGACCTGTACATATACCCTTCTTTTACGTGCTCACAGAACCCTTGGTGACTTCTAATATTTAATATACAGTGGGGGATTATACAGAATCTTTCCCTATGAagctatatattaatctgctccgctcctcctgctgcctgcatgatgcctgcagtttggactgcTTGCGTGAGCTGATAAGCTccctttaggctaacttcacataggGGGGTGcgatattcaaaagaatggggttcatattcctgCAAgacttgtgcgtctcacaatgctcaaatcttgcgcaattttctcagctTTGTGAAAACAACCTAAGTGTTGGAGGAGCACAcataaacacagggagaacatacaaactccattcagatgGTGTCCTTGGTAAAATTTGAGCCcaagaccccagcactgcaatgcaagagtgctaaccattgtgccactgtactactcaatatatatatatatatatatatatatatatatatatatatatatatatgatatatagaaCATGGATATAAACTCACACTGTATGCACAGCTAAATGCAAGTATTACCTGATGCCCATTAACAAATTTCCGTCTGAAGCATTCCCCATACACTTCAATGGAAAGGTGGCTTCCATGGCATGTGGCCATgtcttcacttaaaggggttgtccagaactttaaaaaaaataattatgcagGCTTAAAATAGGcaagtatacattttttctttagtTTACACTATGCCCAGCGCTGGAGCCCTAGTTTCCACCGCTTCGAACCCAGAAAAAGCTGTCAGGCAGTCACATgcagttcattgtgcacatgactgctcagctaatcagtcttcagcagtgattcttccATAGTCATTAAAGccttggctgagcagtcatgtgcacaatgtatggcATATGACCGCCTGGCGCCTTTTTCTGGGCTCCATGCAATGGGGATTATGGTTCCAGGGCTGGACAGAGAGCCAGTggaataagggctcatgcccacggccgtgacgggctccgcaagtggaataccgcagcagagtctgtcacagcaccccccccaaagaccccatacacaCTTCCAGATACGCTGcgtagctcccgcatgacactgctGGCGCGCATGCGAAGTACAGCACTTGACatgccggcagcgtcatatgatgtGGTGGGtggggcgcgtattcacgctatacttccgctgtgctatagcagaagtatagcgtgacgggcggtttccattgactacaatggaaggcgtccgcgcgtattcccacggcaaataggacatgccgcgggtaatttcacgctgcggaattctgccgcatgtatattgagctattaggttcaatagaacctaatagctgccgtccgtaggcattagccctaagtgagtattcattttttctttattttacaccatctTCATAAttttttaagtcctggaaaacccctttaagtatatggaGGTAAGCAGGAACTGGTGGACTCCCATTTACCCAGTACGTAGGGATAACAGAGGTGGCAAATTTGGCATATCCTGCAAAGTTTGCAAACACATGTAATGGTCATACTGTGCCCAAAAACTGTGACTTGCAGTTTTATAGCAAAATATCACTGTTTTCAAATTGATTTTTAATGGCTGAGTGGATTGACAGTAGATTTAACCATAAAACCGTGAGGTCATTAAGAATCTGAAAATTGCGCCAATTTGCAGTAAAACCATATGTCACCTATTAGTGTGGTTTTCACATGACTTCTCCCTAAAGAATGTTCTTTGTGAAATGCAATctgtaaaaaaacttttaactGCTCTTGTGCTGCTCCTGCAACAAGCTGTTCATtgctcacatgactgctgcagccaatcactagcttcaGCGGCATGTGATtactaaggccagtgattggctgctgcaggagCTTACAGGACCAGACCAGTAGCACTTGATCAGTGGACATTTGAAGGGtgattttttatattttgttttctcTCTGCTTCACACACTTTTCAGCCCCCTGGCCAATTTTTTGtattcagaaaacccctttaaaactcagCATTAGTGCATTCCCTGCAGGAGTTGTTAGGAGAGGGTGGCCCACTGACTGGGGCATGGTTCCAATATCTACAGATTTGCCATTACATATGTTCCCTTGCACCAATGCTACAACTATTCGTTCCACTGACCCAATTTGAAAAGCTGCGCATTTCACCGGGGCCTATAGAGACTAGCGTTTCCACGGTGTACCGCATTTTGTTGGCAGAAGAGACAAGAGAAGACTCTTTGCATTTTGTAAGGGGATGGGAGAGAGAACTGGAGGGCTCCATTACTAAGGAGGCTTGGGCCAAATCTTTCATCCTAACACACAAACATTCCATATCATGTAAATTCCAAGAGCTTAATTACAGGCTTTTGTCTCGTTGGTACAAACCGACTGCACAGCTTTTCAATATGTATTCCCAAACCTCAAATAAGTGCTGGAGATGTTCCTTAGACAGCGGCACTTTCCTCCATATTTGGTGGATATGTCCCTCGGTTTATGCCCTCTAGCAAGAGTTCGCCACTCTTACAACTCACTAGGGCAAGTGACAGTATCTCCATCTCCCGAAATGTCCCTTTTATCTATGATGCCAGAATCCATCTCCAAAGTCAAGAAAGATCTAGTTAGATTTTTCCTTTTAGCTATGCGTCAAATCATCCCTAGATTGTGGAAGTCCCAGTTGCCTACTACGAGGCTGATGTGGTTGGAGGCCCTAGATTACATAATGTACATGGAGGAACTGAGGACGAATGACAGCAGTAGATCCTGTGCCTTCTATTCCATGTGGGCTTTGTGGATGATATACCGCTCCTCTCCTGGGCTAAACACCTGGCTCCATAATGGTGGTTCCATCATAAATACTAAACCTTGTCATTGAATACAACAAAACTGGATCCGTCTCTGAACTTTCCCCGATGCTGTAAAGTAGCAGTAATAACTATATACATGTACTCGCATACCATTCGCCGTGTACTATTTTGGCATGTATATGCGCATAATACATGCCAtgatagaacacgctgcgatttttcttgcacacGTATTTCACGCAATTCGTGTGAGCTGCAACATTGCCATCTAAGGGAGATTTGTACAACATATTCAGCGCGCAAAACTCACATGTGGGATAAACTATACCAACACACTCTTGTGAGACAGCCTTAACCCATTccctccacatgacgtaagggtacgtcatggcagcggggtacttcccgcagctGGACATacacttacgtcatgtggatagcacgagatcagaagagatcttgcACTATCCGGCAAAGGGAgatggctgtcagtgatagccagcctgtggctgcaacagcgggggtgcaatttttagcattttacctctcaaaaaaatgcaataaaagtgatcaaaaaagctgtcgcccaaaattgtaccaataaaaattacggctcatgtcacaaaaaaataagccctcacagagctccttccatggaaaaataaaaaaagttataggactctgAATGCacccgatttagaaaaaaaaagatttctaaaaaaaagtttctattgcagaaaagtggaaaaacctaaaaaaatacagatagtcccctacttgtgaacattcgacttacgaatttcgcaagatacgaactatctgtcctgcacagtatgatgtaatgctatggcattacatcatactgtgcagggaccgggcaggcttctaacaagcctgatagaagcctgtccggtcagatcgcggttgctaggcagctgggggccttctgaaaggccctagggctgtctatgcagagcgcctatcaagccgtgcgcttgatgggcactctgcataggcagccctggggcctttcaggaggtccccggctgcctagcaaccacacagcgtcccgcgatctcattgtgggacgctgtacgggccccctgaacgtcgggtgcaggctgtttcttacagcgggcactcggcggcagcagttccgacgagccgcgccgctcgtcagaactgttaacactttaaataccgctgtcagagcagtatttaaagtgttaacagttccgacgagcggcgcggctggtcggaactgctgccgccgggtgcccgctgtaagaacagccggcacccgacgttgtctggagcgggatccacccgcgatcccgctccatacaagcatttgttcgacttgcgaccaaatcgacttgcgaacaggttcctggaacggaacctgttcgcaagtcggggactaactgtataagaattttggtatcagtataatcgtactgacccacagaagaaATGTATTGTGCCATTAATGCTGCATgactaacgctgtaaaaaaaaaaatctatggcagaattgatgcgttttctctccccgcTATCATaaaaacatttataaaaataattcaatatagtctatgtacccaaaacagtttgccacgcaaaaaacaaccccttatacggccgcattgacgtaaaaataaaaaaggtatggcttttgaaaaatggagatgaaaatccgccaaaaatcgctgcatccttaagcccataATAggacatgtccttaaggggttaaaggatagaGCAATCGACAAATACTCCCCGAGTGGTTTTCAGGGCAAATACTGTTGATAattatctatcctcaggataggtcatcaacagttaatcGCCGTGGACATGCCGCTCAGTatctccgctgatcagctgtttgcccagCCTGCGGTCAGTGCAGAGGGACACAATCGTCAGATTGAGGCAGAAGGATCATAGAAGGAATTactccgattgaaatcaatgggagtgctgtcTCCTTTTACACTACCATGTCTGACCCCGTAAGATCCTGAGCGACATGTCCACAGCTATGGACACAgagattacctatcctgaggatggattatcaatagtatttgtcccaaaaaaccctttaaagggattgtctaagaGTTGCTTACATATACatcgtatgtagagatgagcgaacgtgcctGTTTAGGgctattactcgaacgagcattgtttttttcgagtaattgccttacttgggcgaaaagattcgggggtgcgcCGGGAGGCGGGAGGCAGTGGGGTGGAGcatggggtagcaggggggagctgtctctctttctctcccccactcacccccggcgcccccccaaatcttttcgcccgattaggtagttactcgaaaaaagcgatgctcgatcgagtaattgctctaaacgagcacgttcactaaTCTCTAATCGTATGGAAAGTGCTTACCATACAGGCGCCATGTAACCTTGTCACTTTACATACATCTTTATACAGCGAGTTCTACCAGTTACCACTAGTGTTTGAAGAAGTCATCTCATTACTAATAGGGCATACTATATGTGCATAAAACAGAGACTCCTTTCTATTACCCACAGTGGAGAGCTGGAAAAATACTCATAGCTATCAGTCTTGGTTCATCTGTGTGTTCAAGTATGTTGTAAATAATCTGATTACAAGGGGCATAGTAACAGGCTTTGTACAGTGTTGGCTTTGAATGATTTTGGTAGCTATACTACATAGTGAATAAATTAGCTTTGGTAACAATTTGTACCCATAATCCCCACCATGTTTTGTTTCTTTGTCACGTGTTTACCTTTGTATACTGGAAAGGTACAGTTTAATGTACACAATACAGAATTCATAGGGTTCTATTGTACAGAAAAAAAGCCAATAAAGAGTCATCATATTGGCAAAGTTGGGGcaattttttcttaatttttgtaATCCTAAACCGAGTATAAATTAATACACTTTTTAGAGTTGACACAATGTGTTGCGGAGCGGGTGCGATGAGAAGAGGAGAAGCTGGATTTAGTACAGAACAGCTTCTCCACACACAGCGCCTATGGCCAGAAAGTATGTCATGAGCAAAAtcttttattatagtacagggaaACTCTCATCAACTATAGGAAccataagttatggtgcttatagtttaggtgacatggatCCCAAGAAGTATCTTTTCATACGCAGCCCTTCATTCCTGTGGTGTCCCCCTAGCAAAGCCAGTGCGTGCACagctattctgtttttttttcagaaggctgtgcacgCGCGCTTCCCTAGAGATGATTTGGGAGTGCATGCTTGCAGTCTTCTAAAATGAGTCACGCTTGCTGTGCACATGCTTACTTTATCTGGGGTCACACCAGAAATGGGGGACcaaatgagtatgaaaagaggctccccatCACCTAGAATAtaagcaccataatttagtttatagtgcttagaattgatgacaggttccctttaatcatatTAACTGCAGCCAATATTTGTACACTATTCTAGGTAAACTGCTGTACCTGCACTACAGAGGAGAGTGCGGGCGCAGAGAGGAAGGAAGGTCAGTATTCACTTTCCATGGATGCTTCTCATGGATGTATAGGAGATTTCCTACTAAAAATATACGGCACAGGGTGAATAAGCATATTGCAAAAATACCTATAAGGCCcactgcagatgggcggaaattccacgtcaggattccccgcagaatttccgcccctacacgcctgcaaaggattgcattacaacacgcaatcctatgcagacggccgcagtttgccTGCGTGAAATCCCGCAGAGAAAACAAACCGCTGCATGCTTTATTGCTGTGCGCGGCtcgcagaattctcgcagccggatctgacctggccgtctgcaggcggcccaagATAGACGTCTAttctgtatattaaaaaaaaattaatgggtTACACTTAAAGAGATATAATATCCAAAACATACAGCTCTGTTATATTCTCAAATATATTATGCTGCTCTAAGATCTATATCGTAGGCCACTTTCACGCAAGCGTTTTTTACCGCGTGTTACGCAGCCCTTAAGTTCCATGTATTTAAATGGGGCctctcacactagcgtttttgcaCCATCTATTTTTTGCGTTTTAGCACGTATTTCATGCACTAAATAGCCCATTATAATGAATGTGTGTATAAAAAATTCATTAAATATGTAATTGCATGCataatactgttttttttttatacaggctACTACGGCACTCGGAGGGGGAGAaaaaattgtgacatcatcagcttgcttGCCTGCACTGTTACTgcgcaaaaatatgcaataaaacacAGACAAACGTGCACAAAAATACATCAAAACGCAGCTTCACACGCAGTGCAGTGCTTTTGCAGACGCGTATGTGAGAGTGCATGCAGCTGCATAATAATGAGAGATTAGTAAACTAATGTGTTTTTGGAGTGTTTGAtcattattttcatttatttttattcatattCTAATTTCATGTATATTGGAATATATAATAGAAATATTTTTTGGCTCTTTATTAAAACAATGATACATTTTATCATGCCACATTGATGCTTCTATTAAGTATGTTATGTAAAATGATGCGGCTTATGTGCTCCATGGACATTATACAGCTGG
This window encodes:
- the LOC136577557 gene encoding hemoglobin subunit alpha-2-like, which produces MALTADDKAHIQAIWPCVAAHPAELGGEALHRMFVCHPKTKTYFPGFDFHKDSAQIKAHGKKVVNALTEASHHLDNIPGALSKLSDLHAYDLRVDPGNFDHLRHHILVTMGCHFPDKLDCCTHQSMDKFLAAVGNALTSKYR